In Chloroflexota bacterium, a single window of DNA contains:
- a CDS encoding PucR family transcriptional regulator ligand-binding domain-containing protein produces the protein MPKRRMSLTTHRTVREILKLKVLSEARVIAGHAGLDNRVTWVNIMEVPEVADWLRGGELLLTAAYAIANDPHLKDCLIEHLARKQVAALGFKPSKYLQSMPPEMIAQSNHFNLPLIQLPPDLAYADIMDPILMDIYNHKLYLLQRSQEIHEYFTTIALNEEKIDTIVETLSELVGNPVWVENKLSQALFYACTADGEKGKEYRLAAECPAEIIRKYQEIKTSLPKSIVREPLIQEANREGKISRYIASELSIGTEPYGYIIVEEKRRPFEELDLIAVQHGATLACFELLKQRAVAQATSKIEGDLLEDLLIGRFSAAQMTHRASLLQYDLTQPGAILIIDIDDLQLHPWQMQSEKSIQRMKERLFALTRRYFRWRRLPHLSLQKSDSVIILLQLSGPDPEDELQKTTRQLFQEINSDLQEISVSIGVGRVYREPEQLLKSYQEAQIALHASQNIYGNNRLTFYANLGINRILCEIPSVEAIDAFVEEVLGPLIRYDQGRDKDLLCTLQSYLEMNGHKEATAKKMHIHRSSLLYRLKRIQEILGVNLEDPEVRLNLSLALRIKQMLDLRVS, from the coding sequence ATGCCCAAAAGAAGGATGTCGTTGACCACGCATCGTACGGTCAGAGAGATACTGAAGCTTAAGGTGCTGTCGGAGGCCAGGGTGATCGCCGGCCACGCCGGCCTGGACAATAGGGTCACCTGGGTTAATATTATGGAGGTGCCAGAGGTGGCTGACTGGCTACGGGGTGGAGAGCTCCTGCTCACCGCGGCCTACGCCATCGCCAACGACCCCCATCTGAAGGACTGCCTCATCGAACACCTGGCCAGGAAACAGGTGGCCGCCCTGGGCTTCAAGCCCAGTAAATACCTTCAATCCATGCCCCCGGAGATGATCGCTCAGTCCAATCATTTTAACCTTCCGCTCATCCAGCTGCCACCCGACTTAGCCTACGCGGACATTATGGACCCCATTTTGATGGATATCTATAATCATAAGCTCTATCTTCTCCAGCGTTCCCAGGAGATTCACGAATATTTCACCACTATCGCCTTAAACGAAGAGAAGATTGATACCATCGTCGAGACCCTGTCCGAGCTGGTCGGCAATCCGGTCTGGGTCGAGAATAAGCTCAGTCAAGCCCTGTTCTACGCCTGCACGGCCGATGGCGAGAAGGGCAAGGAATATCGCCTGGCCGCCGAGTGCCCCGCCGAGATTATCCGCAAATACCAGGAGATAAAGACCTCCCTGCCCAAATCGATAGTGCGAGAGCCACTCATTCAGGAGGCGAATAGGGAGGGAAAGATAAGCCGTTATATTGCTTCGGAGCTATCGATTGGTACGGAGCCTTATGGCTATATCATCGTCGAGGAGAAGAGGCGACCCTTCGAAGAGCTGGACCTGATCGCCGTTCAACATGGGGCTACGCTGGCCTGCTTCGAGCTGCTGAAGCAGCGGGCCGTGGCCCAAGCCACCAGTAAGATAGAAGGGGACCTTCTCGAGGACCTGCTCATCGGCCGTTTCTCAGCCGCCCAGATGACCCATCGGGCCTCCCTTTTACAGTACGACCTCACCCAGCCCGGGGCCATTCTTATTATAGATATCGACGATCTGCAGCTACACCCCTGGCAGATGCAAAGCGAGAAAAGTATCCAACGGATGAAGGAGAGACTGTTCGCCCTCACCCGAAGATATTTCCGCTGGCGACGCCTACCCCATCTATCCCTCCAGAAAAGCGATAGCGTGATCATCCTGCTCCAGCTCTCTGGCCCAGACCCCGAGGATGAATTGCAGAAGACCACTAGGCAGCTTTTCCAGGAGATAAATAGTGACCTCCAGGAGATCTCCGTCTCCATCGGTGTAGGCCGGGTGTATAGGGAGCCCGAGCAACTGCTCAAGAGCTACCAGGAGGCCCAGATCGCCTTACACGCCAGCCAGAACATTTACGGCAATAATCGGCTCACCTTCTACGCCAATCTGGGCATAAACAGGATTCTCTGCGAGATCCCCTCCGTGGAGGCGATTGATGCCTTCGTCGAAGAGGTATTAGGCCCGCTCATACGTTACGATCAGGGAAGGGATAAGGATCTTCTCTGCACTCTGCAAAGCTACCTGGAGATGAACGGACATAAGGAAGCGACGGCCAAGAAGATGCATATCCATAGAAGTAGTCTCCTCTACCGGCTCAAACGCATCCAGGAGATCCTCGGCGTGAACCTGGAAGATCCAGAGGTGAGACTCAACCTGAGCCTCGCCCTAAGGATCAAACAGATGCTCGACCTGCGAGTGTCTTAA